GCGGGACTGGCTGCTCCTTCAACCTTGTCGTGAAGGATGGCAAAATTATTGATGCCCAGCCGTGTCAGCGCTCTCCGGTCAATGAGGGGAAACTCTGTCCGAAAGGTGTATTCGGCTTTGAGTTCATCAACTCACCCGACCGGTTAAAGACTCCGCTCGTGAAAAAGAACGGAAAACAAGTACCAGCAACCTGGGATGAGGCACTCGCCGTCATCGCAGAAAACTTCGGC
This region of Methanocorpusculum sp. genomic DNA includes:
- a CDS encoding molybdopterin-dependent oxidoreductase, which codes for MEIKYVTTTCPYCGTGCSFNLVVKDGKIIDAQPCQRSPVNEGKLCPKGVFGFEFINSPDRLKTPLVKKNGKQVPATWDEALAVIAENFG